Proteins encoded together in one Deinococcus irradiatisoli window:
- a CDS encoding IS701 family transposase codes for MTTPRNWQRAFGGFLSAYLDLLDNGKQRACLPRYVRGLLAPLERKSIQPMAEHVCIPYQRLHHFLNVSAWDTGAFEVLLRQQAQQLCGGKNAVLVIDDTALPKSGEASVGVTHQYCGALGKIANCQSLITLTLSDGRLFAPLGMRLFLPTSWTQDPERCGQAGVPAERQQYKSKSEIALEELDRVREAGVTFKVVLADAGYGIGKAFRQGLTQRGLTWAVGIVGIQKVFSLQVTLTDPPQQTGGRPGKHALTSETARAVKDVLHGFPPYRWHTVKGGKTSRWVAMRVRIADGVPNKRGLHLPGEEVWIIGEKRRGGVVKYYATNHPAGTPLTHLVRDIKARWACEILHLQCKEELGLDHFEGRSLQGLEHHVVLVLLTLLFLQTLRSPRGERSQQDVTVPQARRAASHALETLLPARCPHCGEHIRCPPRSSVNLPNAA; via the coding sequence ATGACGACCCCACGGAATTGGCAGCGGGCGTTTGGTGGATTCCTGTCGGCATACCTAGACCTGCTCGACAACGGCAAGCAGCGCGCCTGTCTGCCCCGCTATGTCCGCGGTTTGTTGGCGCCGTTGGAACGCAAGAGTATTCAGCCCATGGCTGAACACGTTTGCATACCGTATCAGCGATTGCACCATTTCCTGAATGTCAGTGCGTGGGATACAGGGGCATTCGAAGTTCTGTTGAGGCAGCAGGCACAGCAACTGTGTGGCGGCAAGAACGCGGTCCTGGTCATTGACGACACCGCATTGCCCAAGAGCGGGGAGGCCAGTGTCGGCGTGACTCATCAGTACTGTGGCGCTCTGGGCAAAATCGCCAATTGCCAATCCCTCATCACCCTGACCTTGTCCGATGGCCGTCTCTTTGCACCACTGGGCATGCGGCTCTTCCTTCCCACCTCATGGACCCAAGATCCAGAACGTTGTGGGCAAGCTGGCGTTCCTGCGGAACGCCAGCAGTACAAGTCCAAAAGCGAGATTGCCCTGGAAGAGCTGGACCGAGTACGCGAAGCCGGCGTGACTTTCAAAGTTGTGCTGGCCGATGCTGGGTACGGCATCGGCAAAGCGTTTCGCCAAGGGTTGACGCAGCGGGGCTTGACCTGGGCGGTGGGCATTGTGGGCATCCAGAAGGTCTTCAGCCTGCAGGTGACACTCACCGATCCCCCGCAGCAGACGGGAGGCCGACCCGGAAAACATGCCCTCACCAGTGAGACGGCACGGGCCGTCAAAGATGTGCTGCACGGCTTCCCGCCGTACCGCTGGCATACGGTCAAAGGGGGTAAGACCTCGCGCTGGGTGGCGATGCGCGTGCGCATCGCCGATGGCGTGCCGAACAAACGAGGTCTGCATCTCCCTGGTGAGGAGGTGTGGATTATTGGGGAGAAACGCCGTGGTGGTGTCGTCAAGTATTACGCCACCAACCACCCAGCTGGCACACCACTCACGCACCTCGTCCGTGACATCAAAGCCCGCTGGGCGTGCGAGATCCTCCATCTGCAATGTAAGGAAGAACTCGGGCTCGACCACTTTGAGGGACGCTCACTTCAGGGTCTGGAACATCATGTCGTCCTGGTTCTGCTGACCTTGTTATTTCTTCAGACCCTTCGTTCTCCTCGAGGAGAACGTTCCCAGCAGGATGTCACCGTGCCACAAGCAAGAAGAGCTGCAAGCCACGCTCTCGAGACTCTCCTCCCTGCTCGATGTCCACATTGCGGCGAACACATCAGATGCCCACCGCGCTCTTCAGTCAACCTTCCAAACGCTGCCTGA
- a CDS encoding Type 1 glutamine amidotransferase-like domain-containing protein, with protein sequence MKLLLTSAGIKNPSIHTALVDLLGKPISETNALCIPTAGYGHPQTNPSHAWRFISGHEPRSPMTELGWKSMGVLELTALPSMGRERWVPWVQETDVLLVNGGDALYLYHWMQESGLADLLPSLRETVWVGLSAGSMVMTPRIGEDFVNWKSPSGSDKTLGIVNFSIFPHLDNPDLPGNTMAAAEKWAAEIQGPAYAIDDQTAIKVQDETVEVVSEGHWKLFTP encoded by the coding sequence ATGAAACTTCTACTCACTTCCGCCGGAATCAAAAACCCCAGTATCCACACCGCACTGGTCGACCTTCTGGGCAAGCCCATTTCGGAAACTAACGCCCTGTGCATCCCTACGGCAGGCTACGGGCACCCGCAGACCAACCCAAGCCATGCCTGGCGCTTCATCAGCGGACACGAACCTCGCAGCCCAATGACTGAGCTGGGATGGAAATCCATGGGCGTACTGGAACTCACCGCGCTGCCCAGCATGGGGCGTGAGCGTTGGGTGCCCTGGGTGCAGGAAACGGACGTCCTGCTGGTCAATGGTGGTGACGCCCTGTACTTGTACCACTGGATGCAGGAATCCGGCCTGGCGGACCTCTTGCCGTCCCTGCGCGAGACCGTCTGGGTGGGGTTGAGTGCGGGGAGCATGGTGATGACTCCACGTATCGGAGAGGACTTCGTGAATTGGAAGTCTCCCAGTGGGAGCGACAAAACCCTAGGCATCGTCAACTTCTCGATCTTTCCGCATTTGGATAACCCGGATTTGCCGGGGAATACCATGGCCGCCGCAGAGAAGTGGGCGGCGGAGATTCAGGGGCCAGCCTATGCGATCGACGATCAGACGGCCATCAAGGTCCAGGACGAGACCGTTGAAGTCGTTTCCGAGGGGCACTGGAAGCTCTTTACGCCCTAG
- a CDS encoding TerD family protein, translated as MTSQLQRGQRAPLSQFTAATRFTIQTELPMPTPPDISIFGLDEARRLSDDRYFIFYNQLSSPERAIAMDEQTQVFTIDLGLLPLGIHRLLLASTSDAEPFSALGRGQVTLKAQGQEVLRFPVAGVDFQAEQAIMLLEVYRHQGAWRVAGVGQGFAGGLRALLESMGGEVEEPEAAAAPAADTWPRLKSAPEQYTETGQCRRCGKVRDRFLRRIRLDQHQLCPDCAQDLKDGLDRFRVRFQAACADGIMERHEWQDLQDTILLYHLNAQEALKYVRADALYLLERTVALARADGVLTNAEEAEFNRLAELLDVPDAMLNNLRAELEELRSASRIREGHLPTIKSRLILESGEVAHLEVPATFRHVTSSKVRDIPGRLVLTSKQMHFTSNEGGWNVQYSKVLRIEEISGGVNVELGVKKGSGLYRTERPLILAATLDALVRSYKRLLLMPQTERASRSIPQSVKLAVWQRDQGKCVECGATEYLEFDHIIPHSKGGASSEGNLQLLCRKCNLAKSDRI; from the coding sequence ATGACCAGCCAGCTCCAGCGCGGCCAGCGTGCTCCACTCTCGCAATTCACGGCTGCCACGCGGTTCACCATCCAAACCGAATTGCCGATGCCCACGCCGCCGGACATCAGCATCTTCGGCTTAGACGAAGCGCGCCGCCTCTCCGACGACCGTTACTTCATCTTTTACAACCAGCTCAGCAGTCCAGAGCGGGCCATTGCCATGGATGAACAGACCCAGGTCTTCACGATAGACCTGGGTCTGCTGCCTCTCGGCATTCACCGGTTGCTCCTGGCATCCACGAGTGATGCTGAGCCCTTCAGTGCACTTGGGCGAGGTCAGGTCACCCTGAAGGCTCAAGGTCAAGAGGTGCTGCGCTTCCCGGTCGCTGGGGTCGACTTCCAAGCGGAACAAGCCATCATGCTGTTGGAGGTGTACCGGCATCAGGGCGCCTGGCGCGTTGCTGGGGTAGGGCAAGGCTTTGCGGGCGGCTTGAGAGCCCTGCTTGAATCGATGGGCGGAGAAGTTGAGGAACCCGAAGCCGCCGCAGCCCCAGCCGCTGATACATGGCCCAGGCTCAAATCTGCGCCGGAGCAATATACAGAAACGGGTCAGTGTCGCCGCTGTGGCAAGGTTCGCGACCGCTTCCTACGCCGGATCAGGCTTGATCAGCACCAACTTTGCCCTGACTGCGCGCAAGACCTCAAAGACGGCCTCGACCGCTTCCGTGTTCGTTTTCAAGCGGCCTGCGCCGACGGCATCATGGAGCGCCATGAGTGGCAGGATTTACAAGACACCATCCTGCTGTATCACCTGAATGCTCAGGAAGCGCTGAAGTACGTTCGCGCTGACGCGCTGTACCTGCTGGAACGCACCGTGGCGTTGGCCCGCGCCGACGGTGTACTCACCAACGCAGAAGAAGCTGAATTTAACCGCTTGGCCGAGCTGCTCGATGTGCCGGACGCCATGTTGAACAATCTGCGCGCCGAACTCGAAGAGCTGCGCAGCGCCAGCCGCATACGTGAGGGTCACCTTCCCACCATCAAAAGCCGCCTGATTCTGGAGAGCGGCGAGGTGGCTCACCTCGAAGTGCCGGCTACCTTTCGGCATGTCACCAGCAGCAAGGTGAGGGACATTCCTGGCCGTCTGGTGCTGACCAGTAAGCAGATGCACTTCACCAGCAATGAGGGCGGCTGGAACGTCCAGTACAGCAAGGTGCTCCGTATTGAGGAGATCAGCGGGGGCGTAAACGTCGAGCTCGGTGTCAAGAAAGGCAGCGGGTTGTACCGCACTGAGCGCCCCTTGATCCTGGCGGCCACTCTGGATGCTCTTGTGCGCAGCTATAAGCGCCTGCTCTTGATGCCACAGACCGAGCGAGCCAGCCGAAGCATTCCGCAGTCCGTCAAGCTAGCGGTCTGGCAACGCGATCAAGGCAAGTGCGTGGAATGTGGGGCCACCGAGTATCTAGAGTTCGATCACATCATTCCGCACAGCAAAGGCGGCGCCAGCAGCGAGGGGAACTTGCAGCTGCTGTGCCGGAAATGCAACCTCGCCAAGAGCGACCGGATATGA
- a CDS encoding helix-turn-helix domain-containing protein, translating into MSTIIVTDAETLRALIAEELTKALASLPQTASAPVAAEEYLTVPEVAAQLKVSEQHIYRQIRDGELTAHRSGRKLRVPVSSLSAALAVAQ; encoded by the coding sequence ATGAGCACCATCATCGTCACTGACGCGGAAACGCTGCGCGCCCTGATCGCCGAGGAACTGACCAAAGCCCTGGCCAGCCTGCCCCAGACCGCCTCGGCGCCAGTCGCCGCTGAGGAATACCTGACGGTGCCGGAAGTCGCGGCGCAGCTTAAGGTCAGCGAGCAGCACATCTACCGGCAGATTCGGGACGGCGAACTGACCGCGCACCGGAGCGGGCGGAAGCTACGGGTTCCCGTCAGCAGCCTCAGCGCTGCGCTGGCGGTGGCCCAGTGA
- a CDS encoding BTAD domain-containing putative transcriptional regulator produces MTAALQPHPISEAAQAADAAYTRYADLAREGLHLWRTRAPQDVRDANRAEKEAARLEWRRLVGLAGSGS; encoded by the coding sequence ATGACCGCCGCCCTTCAACCCCACCCGATCAGTGAGGCCGCTCAGGCTGCCGACGCTGCTTACACCCGCTATGCCGATTTGGCCCGCGAGGGCCTGCACCTCTGGCGCACCCGCGCACCCCAAGACGTGCGGGACGCGAACCGCGCTGAGAAGGAAGCGGCCCGCCTGGAATGGCGCCGCTTGGTTGGTCTGGCTGGGAGCGGATCGTGA
- the bet gene encoding phage recombination protein Bet, with protein sequence MTAIEHRPQNLPLAAVTFDREQLDLIKTQIAPGATDGELALFVQQAKRTGLDPFSRQIYAVMREQSVKEGNQWTKVQKMTIQVAIDGFRLIAERTGKYAGQVGPEWCGPDGKWVDVWLKKEAPSAARVGVLRSDFKEPLYGVARFDAYASKKQDGSLMGLWAKMPDVMIAKCAEAQALRRAFPNDLSGLYTSDEMQQADNPAPASQQAQSSRTVDVTRQVAQAVNPDAALEAWVLKIGEAGAKIAALGGRERAVAALAYYPDWRRDVGQAKAAYEALCEVGRQIKADLAAQEEPPFDIAPAEELLLSDGQRKALCAHASRAGAKTSEDRAALWGYALNSIKPEGTKTLTAEQATILLDTFSGLDNHEAEQMLAEARQAFKATAQVA encoded by the coding sequence ATGACCGCTATCGAACACCGCCCCCAGAACCTCCCGCTGGCCGCCGTCACCTTCGACCGCGAGCAGCTCGACCTCATCAAAACGCAGATCGCTCCCGGCGCCACCGACGGCGAGCTGGCGCTGTTCGTCCAGCAGGCCAAACGCACCGGTCTGGACCCCTTCAGCCGCCAGATCTACGCGGTGATGCGCGAGCAGAGCGTCAAGGAAGGCAATCAGTGGACGAAGGTCCAGAAGATGACCATCCAGGTGGCCATCGATGGCTTCCGCCTGATCGCCGAGCGCACCGGCAAGTACGCCGGCCAGGTCGGGCCGGAATGGTGCGGCCCGGACGGGAAGTGGGTGGATGTGTGGCTGAAGAAGGAAGCGCCGTCTGCTGCTCGCGTGGGCGTGCTGCGCTCGGACTTCAAGGAACCTCTCTATGGTGTGGCCCGCTTCGACGCCTACGCCAGCAAGAAACAGGACGGCAGCCTGATGGGGCTGTGGGCCAAGATGCCCGATGTCATGATCGCCAAGTGCGCGGAGGCCCAGGCGTTGCGCCGCGCCTTCCCGAACGATCTGAGCGGGCTCTACACGTCTGACGAGATGCAGCAGGCCGATAACCCAGCGCCCGCCTCGCAGCAGGCTCAGTCCAGCCGCACGGTGGACGTGACCCGGCAGGTGGCTCAGGCGGTCAACCCGGACGCGGCCCTCGAAGCGTGGGTGCTCAAGATCGGCGAGGCCGGGGCAAAGATCGCTGCGCTGGGCGGCCGTGAGCGGGCCGTGGCTGCCCTGGCGTACTACCCCGACTGGCGCAGGGATGTGGGGCAGGCCAAAGCCGCCTACGAGGCGCTGTGTGAGGTCGGGCGGCAGATCAAAGCCGACTTGGCTGCGCAGGAAGAACCACCATTCGACATTGCTCCGGCCGAGGAGCTGCTGCTCAGTGATGGGCAGCGCAAGGCCCTGTGCGCCCATGCCAGCAGGGCCGGGGCCAAGACCAGCGAGGACCGCGCCGCGCTGTGGGGCTACGCCTTAAACAGCATTAAACCCGAGGGCACGAAAACCCTTACTGCCGAGCAGGCCACCATCCTGCTGGACACCTTCAGCGGCCTGGACAATCACGAAGCCGAGCAGATGCTTGCTGAGGCCCGCCAAGCCTTCAAAGCCACCGCACAAGTCGCCTAA
- a CDS encoding helix-turn-helix domain-containing protein, with translation MSWQATEAVMQTSRATGSARLVLMVMATFADEQAEAWPSAETVAERAALSERQTRTVLAGLVKAGELIITRPGGGRQTTTKYLLPHLAWLETLQSGADTLRSTAPIKPANRGQFGQERVQSGVNTLQSGAERVQFQADTLRPTAPEPRTTNRTIEPPLKEARESAAPIPAEGFEVIEVPEEQAADAATAQQPDASPGNLQSAPERKPKKATSKPHVPPAAALALPDLPADLAALPGLPQAWAEWLQYRRERRLATAPSTATGMFNRLRRFAAEGDDPVEVIRNSIENGYQGLFRVEKPRNLKFTPRPKTTEQANRQAADRAREIYAALEGTHAVF, from the coding sequence ATGAGCTGGCAGGCCACTGAAGCCGTGATGCAAACCAGCCGGGCTACCGGCTCAGCTCGCCTCGTGCTGATGGTCATGGCGACCTTCGCCGATGAACAGGCCGAGGCGTGGCCCAGCGCCGAAACGGTGGCCGAGCGCGCCGCCCTCAGCGAGCGTCAGACTCGCACCGTACTGGCAGGGCTGGTCAAGGCCGGCGAACTGATCATCACCCGGCCAGGCGGCGGCCGGCAGACCACCACCAAGTACCTGCTGCCCCACCTGGCCTGGCTGGAAACCCTGCAATCTGGCGCCGATACCCTGCGGTCCACCGCACCCATTAAACCGGCCAATCGGGGCCAGTTCGGCCAAGAAAGGGTGCAATCTGGCGTCAATACCCTGCAATCTGGCGCAGAAAGGGTGCAATTTCAGGCCGATACCCTGCGGCCCACCGCACCCGAACCAAGAACCACCAATAGAACCATAGAACCACCACTAAAAGAAGCGCGGGAAAGCGCCGCGCCGATTCCGGCTGAAGGCTTCGAGGTCATCGAGGTGCCGGAAGAGCAGGCCGCTGACGCGGCAACGGCCCAGCAACCTGATGCCTCACCAGGGAATCTTCAAAGCGCCCCAGAACGTAAGCCGAAAAAAGCCACGAGCAAGCCACATGTTCCGCCCGCCGCGGCGCTGGCCCTGCCGGATCTGCCCGCCGACCTGGCCGCCCTGCCTGGGCTGCCTCAGGCCTGGGCGGAATGGCTCCAGTACCGCCGCGAACGCCGTCTGGCCACTGCTCCCAGCACCGCCACGGGAATGTTCAACCGCCTCCGGCGCTTTGCCGCCGAGGGTGACGATCCGGTGGAGGTGATCCGGAACAGCATCGAGAACGGCTATCAGGGCCTCTTTCGAGTTGAAAAACCGAGGAACCTGAAATTCACGCCGCGTCCAAAAACCACCGAGCAGGCCAACCGGCAAGCCGCCGACCGTGCCCGCGAGATTTACGCCGCTCTGGAGGGAACGCATGCCGTTTTCTAA
- a CDS encoding DUF1064 domain-containing protein, with translation MSRPLARHKFGAVRTVRGGITFDSKAEAKRYDDLQAMEKDGKIVGFMRQPVFYLPGGTRYVADFLIFWADGRVTTEDVKGVETEAFKIKWREVQAAYPWMEFELFKAKR, from the coding sequence GTGAGCCGTCCCCTTGCCCGCCATAAGTTCGGCGCCGTCCGCACCGTGCGCGGCGGCATCACCTTTGACAGCAAGGCCGAGGCCAAACGGTACGACGATCTGCAGGCCATGGAGAAGGACGGCAAGATCGTGGGCTTCATGCGCCAGCCGGTGTTCTACCTGCCCGGCGGTACCCGCTACGTGGCCGACTTCCTCATCTTCTGGGCAGACGGCCGGGTCACGACTGAAGACGTGAAGGGCGTGGAAACCGAAGCCTTCAAGATCAAGTGGCGCGAGGTCCAGGCCGCTTACCCCTGGATGGAGTTCGAGCTCTTCAAGGCCAAGCGCTGA
- a CDS encoding terminase small subunit, translating to MTRKAREARPKGRTRQGKRSRKPAHTPKRKLTAQQERFAVEYIVDYNATQAAIRASYSPKTASQIGYQLLQKTSVLAAVERAQAQALTRAGVRKDAVLLELAKIGFSSQRHLLQADEDGNVHLRPGAEIPEDAWDAVKSITAIDNETESESESPNGGTRHSRSRQRTISVVMHDKRAALVDLGRHLGIFAADKLEVTGKDGSAIQQETTLNLEGKSIEELTALYKSWTR from the coding sequence ATGACGCGCAAGGCGCGAGAAGCGCGGCCCAAGGGGCGAACACGCCAAGGAAAACGAAGCCGCAAGCCTGCCCACACACCCAAACGGAAGCTGACCGCACAGCAAGAGCGTTTCGCGGTGGAATACATCGTCGACTACAACGCCACCCAAGCGGCCATTCGTGCGTCCTACAGCCCGAAGACGGCCAGCCAGATCGGGTACCAGCTCCTTCAGAAAACTTCAGTCCTCGCCGCCGTGGAGCGTGCCCAGGCTCAGGCCCTGACCCGTGCCGGTGTTCGGAAGGACGCGGTCTTGCTGGAGCTTGCCAAGATCGGCTTCAGCAGCCAGCGGCACCTGCTCCAGGCGGATGAAGACGGGAACGTCCACCTCCGACCTGGGGCGGAGATCCCCGAGGACGCCTGGGACGCCGTGAAAAGCATCACCGCCATCGACAACGAAACGGAGTCCGAGAGCGAAAGTCCCAACGGCGGCACCCGGCACAGCCGGTCCCGGCAGCGCACGATCAGCGTGGTCATGCACGACAAGCGCGCCGCCCTCGTGGACCTGGGCAGGCACCTGGGCATTTTTGCGGCGGACAAGCTTGAAGTCACTGGCAAGGATGGCAGCGCGATTCAGCAGGAGACCACCCTCAACCTGGAAGGGAAGTCGATCGAGGAGCTGACCGCACTCTACAAATCATGGACGCGCTAG
- a CDS encoding terminase, translating to MDALDLQPALIEAALKEQAARKRGDYHAEILRRARFALELQRSPGHQRAVMLVMATDPVMFINDWIWTYDPRNISRNLPPVVPFVLRPTQERLIRWLQEREATQSPGMIEKSRDEGMSYVVLAYFLHRWLFTPGFAAGVGSRKEEYVDRKGDPKSLFWKFRDMLSHLPSWMMPAGFSPKLHDNHMRIINPANGASLTGEAGDNIGRGGRTTIYLLDEWAFVDHPESVNAAISQNTNVVIKGSTPNGVGNVFYTERFSGRFPVFTMHWKDNPDKNFTLDLDGQTVYPWYKKQEANLDPIDLAQEVDIDYTASTEGIVIPAKWVNAAFQLVLPAGLPRVAGVDVAEEGADKSAYAARAGGVVLPSLRQLRGLHVAADLVESGKADGISELNYDKLGVGASLTATLAKLEDLPFTVRGIANSERPSRTVYPDAEARAEERFANLAAELWWRLRLRFKNTYERETLVKYHPDEECISLAELKGHPLENTVRAQLSQATYEKAGVADKIRVNKKGKGTASPDLAEVIMYAFAPSPPPPAQVYVPGTYSQSL from the coding sequence ATGGACGCGCTAGACCTTCAGCCGGCACTGATTGAAGCGGCCCTCAAAGAGCAGGCTGCCCGCAAGCGAGGGGACTACCACGCCGAGATTTTGCGCCGGGCCCGTTTCGCCCTGGAACTGCAGCGGAGCCCCGGGCACCAGCGTGCCGTGATGCTGGTCATGGCCACGGACCCGGTGATGTTCATCAACGACTGGATCTGGACCTATGACCCGCGCAACATCAGCCGGAACCTGCCGCCGGTGGTGCCGTTCGTGCTGCGCCCCACACAGGAGCGTCTGATTCGCTGGCTGCAGGAGCGCGAGGCCACCCAGAGCCCGGGCATGATCGAAAAGAGCCGTGACGAGGGCATGTCCTACGTGGTGCTGGCCTACTTCCTGCACCGCTGGCTCTTCACGCCTGGCTTCGCGGCGGGTGTGGGCAGCCGTAAGGAAGAGTACGTCGACCGCAAAGGCGATCCGAAGAGCCTCTTCTGGAAGTTCCGGGACATGCTCAGCCACCTGCCCAGCTGGATGATGCCCGCCGGGTTCAGTCCGAAGCTGCACGACAACCACATGCGGATCATCAACCCCGCGAACGGGGCCAGCCTGACCGGTGAAGCCGGCGACAACATCGGCCGCGGCGGACGCACCACCATCTACCTGCTCGACGAGTGGGCCTTCGTCGATCATCCCGAGAGCGTCAACGCCGCCATCAGCCAGAACACGAACGTGGTCATCAAGGGCAGCACGCCGAACGGGGTGGGCAACGTCTTCTACACCGAGCGCTTCTCTGGCCGCTTCCCGGTGTTCACGATGCACTGGAAGGACAACCCGGACAAGAACTTCACGCTGGACCTAGATGGCCAGACGGTCTATCCCTGGTACAAGAAGCAGGAAGCCAACTTAGACCCCATCGACCTGGCGCAGGAAGTGGATATCGATTACACGGCCAGCACGGAAGGCATCGTCATTCCAGCCAAGTGGGTGAACGCGGCCTTCCAGCTCGTCCTGCCCGCTGGCCTGCCCCGTGTGGCCGGTGTAGACGTGGCTGAAGAGGGCGCCGACAAGAGCGCGTATGCCGCCCGTGCGGGTGGCGTGGTGCTGCCCAGCCTGCGCCAGCTGCGCGGCCTGCACGTTGCCGCTGATCTCGTCGAAAGCGGCAAGGCAGACGGCATCAGCGAACTGAACTACGACAAGCTGGGGGTGGGCGCGTCCCTGACCGCGACGCTGGCCAAGTTGGAAGACCTGCCGTTCACGGTGCGCGGCATCGCCAATAGCGAACGGCCCTCGCGCACCGTCTACCCAGATGCGGAAGCCCGAGCAGAAGAGCGCTTCGCCAACCTGGCCGCCGAGCTGTGGTGGCGCCTCAGGCTGCGCTTCAAGAACACCTACGAGCGTGAAACCCTGGTCAAGTACCATCCGGACGAAGAGTGCATCAGCCTTGCCGAACTCAAGGGCCACCCGCTCGAGAACACCGTGCGCGCGCAGCTCAGCCAGGCGACCTACGAGAAAGCCGGTGTGGCCGACAAGATCCGCGTGAACAAGAAGGGCAAGGGTACCGCCTCACCCGACCTGGCCGAGGTCATCATGTACGCCTTCGCGCCCAGCCCGCCGCCGCCCGCCCAGGTGTACGTGCCCGGCACCTACAGCCAGTCGCTATAG
- a CDS encoding aminoglycoside phosphotransferase family protein has translation MFTPYLIRWELSPDGPAIHTHSSDLLPVQYQGQPAMLKVPRSDEERHGGAPMAWWDGDGAAHTYQRDTSTGVLLLERAQGPRDLTRLVHAGSDDHASQILCAVAARLHTPRRTPPPPLVSLDRWFQALTTACPPGGDILHHAASSAQALLATPREVTVLHGDLHHQNILDGEARGWLAIDPKGLLGERCFDFANIFYNPDLDLARQPGRLEHQVDVVSRAANLDPVRLLRWIVAYGGLSATWWIQEGREEDARPVLDVVRIAHAALGRQAD, from the coding sequence ATGTTCACGCCTTATCTCATCCGCTGGGAGCTCTCGCCTGACGGGCCTGCCATCCACACTCACAGCAGCGATCTGCTTCCTGTGCAGTACCAGGGGCAACCCGCCATGCTGAAAGTGCCGCGTTCGGACGAGGAACGGCACGGCGGCGCACCCATGGCCTGGTGGGACGGAGACGGCGCCGCGCATACCTACCAGCGCGATACGTCCACCGGCGTCCTGTTGCTGGAACGCGCCCAGGGCCCGCGCGATCTCACCCGTCTGGTTCACGCCGGCAGTGACGATCACGCCAGCCAGATCCTCTGTGCTGTGGCGGCCCGCCTCCACACCCCACGCCGCACACCACCTCCACCCCTGGTCTCTCTGGACCGCTGGTTCCAGGCGCTCACCACGGCGTGTCCTCCAGGTGGGGACATCCTGCACCATGCGGCCAGCAGCGCGCAGGCCTTGCTGGCTACACCTCGCGAGGTCACGGTGCTGCATGGCGACCTGCATCACCAGAACATTCTGGACGGCGAGGCCCGCGGCTGGCTCGCCATCGACCCTAAAGGTCTGCTGGGTGAACGCTGCTTCGACTTTGCCAACATCTTCTACAACCCTGATCTTGACCTTGCACGACAACCGGGCCGTCTTGAGCATCAGGTGGACGTGGTCTCGCGGGCTGCGAACCTCGACCCTGTACGTCTCCTGCGTTGGATCGTGGCCTACGGCGGACTGTCGGCCACCTGGTGGATTCAGGAGGGTCGTGAGGAGGATGCCCGTCCAGTCCTGGACGTCGTACGGATCGCTCATGCCGCTCTTGGCCGCCAGGCGGACTGA